Proteins from a single region of Harmonia axyridis chromosome 4, icHarAxyr1.1, whole genome shotgun sequence:
- the LOC123678993 gene encoding endocuticle structural glycoprotein SgAbd-4-like yields the protein MQLLLTISAFILCATALPQYRPRPVPRPIPGPIQPGRVIAILRQQQDVNVDGSYQYNYETENGIQAEERGQLKAGSPDPILEATGGFSYTADDGTPIQVQYIANENGFQPQGAHLPTPPPIPAAILRSLEYNAAHPEEDDGGAPRPGRFG from the exons ATGCAGTTACTG ttaACTATCTCAGCTTTTATTCTGTGCGCTACTGCGTTACCTCAGTATAGGCCACGTCCTGTACCAAGACCTATACCAGGTCCAATTCAACCAGGAAGGGTTATTGCTATTTTGAGACAACAACAGGATGTGAATGTCGACGGATCTTACCAATATAA CTATGAAACTGAAAATGGAATCCAAGCCGAAGAACGTGGCCAATTGAAGGCAGGATCACCAGATCCAATCCTTGAAGCTACAGGTGGATTCTCCTACACCGCCGATGACGGTACACCGATCCAGGTTCAGTACATCGCCAACGAGAATGGATTCCAACCTCAAGGAGCTCATCTCCCAACCCCACCACCAATTCCAGCTGCCATCTTGAGGTCCTTGGAGTACAACGCAGCTCACCCCGAGGAAGATGATGGTGGTGCACCAAGACCAGGAAGATTCGGTTGA